The proteins below are encoded in one region of Phyllopteryx taeniolatus isolate TA_2022b chromosome 11, UOR_Ptae_1.2, whole genome shotgun sequence:
- the st3gal7 gene encoding ST3 beta-galactoside alpha-2,3-sialyltransferase 7 isoform X2 — translation MVTLNRLSVEDPQDVLPLLPETAEAKVMTPVVHKQETTPCRDFFISRPENAVLSVILLVGCYSAILIPAYFPLHKLSVTDDQYPKWEEVLNRSASLLSGRCHRRWCVERLKQLPCSSALMNISVFVRREASAASWDTPPPLGLRGSREHLARALASMPQPGLPQSLQRGGGCRRCVVVGSGGVLHGSHLGSHIDQMNNAPVLGYETDAGSRTTIRLIYPEGAPSSADEYSKTSIIALVVFKSLDLDWLTSILTKKPLGFWSKLWFWKDVVDDIPLRAENFRILHPDIIRKTGEVLQKYSQKQGNSMVPTLGAGAVVMALQLCDHVSLAGFGYDMQHPHALLHYYETIHMAAMKAQVVHDVSSEKLFLRQLVAAGAVSDLTGAL, via the exons ATGGTGACCCTCAATCGCTTGAGTGTAGAAGACCCCCAAGATGTTCTTCCACTGCTGCCTGAGACTGCAGAGGCAAAAGTGATGACACCTGTAGTACACAAACAAGAAACAACACCATGCAGAGACTTTTTCATCagcag GCCTGAGAATGCTGTCCTCAGTGTGATTCTTCTGGTCGGGTGCTACTCTGCAATTCTGATTCCAGCATATTTCCCCCTGCATAAACTCTCTGTTACTGATGATCAATATCCCAAATGGGAG GAGGTGCTTAACCGTTCAGCCTCGCTGCTGTCAGGCCGGTGTCATCGTCGCTGGTGTGTGGAGCGCCTGAAGCAGCTGCCATGCTCTTCGGCCCTGATGAACATCTCTGTGTTCGTGCGGCGAGAAGCGAGCGCCGCATCATGGGATACGCCCCCTCCTCTGGGGCTCCGCGGGAGCCGAGAGCATCTGGCCCGGGCTCTGGCATCTATGCCTCAGCCCGGCCTGCCTCAATCTTTGCAGAGAGGCGGCGGCTGCAGAAGATGCGTGGTGGTGGGCAGCGGAGGGGTCCTCCACGGGAGCCACCTTGGATCTCATATAGATCA GATGAACAATGCTCCAGTGCTTGGCTATGAGACAGATGCTGGTTCTCGCACCACCATCCGCTTGATTTATCCGGAGGGAGCACCCAGCTCTGCCGATGAGTACAGCAAGACCTCCATCATTGCTCTTGTGGTGTTCAAGAGTCTGGACCTAGACTGGCTCACCTCTATCCTCACCAAAAAACCTCTG GGCTTCTGGTCCAAGTTGTGGTTTTGGAAGGATGTAGTGGATGATATTCCCTTGAGAGCAGAGAACTTCCGGATCCTCCATCCAGACATTATTCGCAAGACTGGAGAAGTCCTGCAGAAATACTCACAGAAACAAggaaat TCTATGGTGCCCACGCTGGGGGCTGGTGCAGTGGTGATGGCGCTGCAGCTGTGTGACCACGTGAGCCTGGCAGGCTTTGGTTACGACATGCAGCACCCTCACGCTCTGCTTCACTACTACGAGACTATACACATGGCCGCTATGAAGGCTCAG GTGGTTCATGACGTCAGCTCTGAGAAGCTCTTTCTGAGGCAGCTGGTGGCAGCTGGCGCTGTCAGCGACCTCACGGGAGCGCTGTGA
- the st3gal7 gene encoding ST3 beta-galactoside alpha-2,3-sialyltransferase 7 isoform X1, which yields MVTLNRLSVEDPQDVLPLLPETAEAKVMTPVVHKQETTPCRDFFISRPENAVLSVILLVGCYSAILIPAYFPLHKLSVTDDQYPKWEEVLNRSASLLSGRCHRRWCVERLKQLPCSSALMNISVFVRREASAASWDTPPPLGLRGSREHLARALASMPQPGLPQSLQRGGGCRRCVVVGSGGVLHGSHLGSHIDQYDVIIRMNNAPVLGYETDAGSRTTIRLIYPEGAPSSADEYSKTSIIALVVFKSLDLDWLTSILTKKPLGFWSKLWFWKDVVDDIPLRAENFRILHPDIIRKTGEVLQKYSQKQGNSMVPTLGAGAVVMALQLCDHVSLAGFGYDMQHPHALLHYYETIHMAAMKAQVVHDVSSEKLFLRQLVAAGAVSDLTGAL from the exons ATGGTGACCCTCAATCGCTTGAGTGTAGAAGACCCCCAAGATGTTCTTCCACTGCTGCCTGAGACTGCAGAGGCAAAAGTGATGACACCTGTAGTACACAAACAAGAAACAACACCATGCAGAGACTTTTTCATCagcag GCCTGAGAATGCTGTCCTCAGTGTGATTCTTCTGGTCGGGTGCTACTCTGCAATTCTGATTCCAGCATATTTCCCCCTGCATAAACTCTCTGTTACTGATGATCAATATCCCAAATGGGAG GAGGTGCTTAACCGTTCAGCCTCGCTGCTGTCAGGCCGGTGTCATCGTCGCTGGTGTGTGGAGCGCCTGAAGCAGCTGCCATGCTCTTCGGCCCTGATGAACATCTCTGTGTTCGTGCGGCGAGAAGCGAGCGCCGCATCATGGGATACGCCCCCTCCTCTGGGGCTCCGCGGGAGCCGAGAGCATCTGGCCCGGGCTCTGGCATCTATGCCTCAGCCCGGCCTGCCTCAATCTTTGCAGAGAGGCGGCGGCTGCAGAAGATGCGTGGTGGTGGGCAGCGGAGGGGTCCTCCACGGGAGCCACCTTGGATCTCATATAGATCAGTACGATGTCATCATTag GATGAACAATGCTCCAGTGCTTGGCTATGAGACAGATGCTGGTTCTCGCACCACCATCCGCTTGATTTATCCGGAGGGAGCACCCAGCTCTGCCGATGAGTACAGCAAGACCTCCATCATTGCTCTTGTGGTGTTCAAGAGTCTGGACCTAGACTGGCTCACCTCTATCCTCACCAAAAAACCTCTG GGCTTCTGGTCCAAGTTGTGGTTTTGGAAGGATGTAGTGGATGATATTCCCTTGAGAGCAGAGAACTTCCGGATCCTCCATCCAGACATTATTCGCAAGACTGGAGAAGTCCTGCAGAAATACTCACAGAAACAAggaaat TCTATGGTGCCCACGCTGGGGGCTGGTGCAGTGGTGATGGCGCTGCAGCTGTGTGACCACGTGAGCCTGGCAGGCTTTGGTTACGACATGCAGCACCCTCACGCTCTGCTTCACTACTACGAGACTATACACATGGCCGCTATGAAGGCTCAG GTGGTTCATGACGTCAGCTCTGAGAAGCTCTTTCTGAGGCAGCTGGTGGCAGCTGGCGCTGTCAGCGACCTCACGGGAGCGCTGTGA
- the st3gal7 gene encoding ST3 beta-galactoside alpha-2,3-sialyltransferase 7 isoform X3 — MVTLNRLSVEDPQDVLPLLPETAEAKVMTPVVHKQETTPCRDFFISRPENAVLSVILLVGCYSAILIPAYFPLHKLSVTDDQYPKWEEVLNRSASLLSGRCHRRWCVERLKQLPCSSALMNISVFVRREASAASWDTPPPLGLRGSREHLARALASMPQPGLPQSLQRGGGCRRCVVVGSGGVLHGSHLGSHIDQYDVIIRMNNAPVLGYETDAGSRTTIRLIYPEGAPSSADEYSKTSIIALVVFKSLDLDWLTSILTKKPLGFWSKLWFWKDVVDDIPLRAENFRILHPDIIRKTGEVLQKYSQKQGNVVHDVSSEKLFLRQLVAAGAVSDLTGAL, encoded by the exons ATGGTGACCCTCAATCGCTTGAGTGTAGAAGACCCCCAAGATGTTCTTCCACTGCTGCCTGAGACTGCAGAGGCAAAAGTGATGACACCTGTAGTACACAAACAAGAAACAACACCATGCAGAGACTTTTTCATCagcag GCCTGAGAATGCTGTCCTCAGTGTGATTCTTCTGGTCGGGTGCTACTCTGCAATTCTGATTCCAGCATATTTCCCCCTGCATAAACTCTCTGTTACTGATGATCAATATCCCAAATGGGAG GAGGTGCTTAACCGTTCAGCCTCGCTGCTGTCAGGCCGGTGTCATCGTCGCTGGTGTGTGGAGCGCCTGAAGCAGCTGCCATGCTCTTCGGCCCTGATGAACATCTCTGTGTTCGTGCGGCGAGAAGCGAGCGCCGCATCATGGGATACGCCCCCTCCTCTGGGGCTCCGCGGGAGCCGAGAGCATCTGGCCCGGGCTCTGGCATCTATGCCTCAGCCCGGCCTGCCTCAATCTTTGCAGAGAGGCGGCGGCTGCAGAAGATGCGTGGTGGTGGGCAGCGGAGGGGTCCTCCACGGGAGCCACCTTGGATCTCATATAGATCAGTACGATGTCATCATTag GATGAACAATGCTCCAGTGCTTGGCTATGAGACAGATGCTGGTTCTCGCACCACCATCCGCTTGATTTATCCGGAGGGAGCACCCAGCTCTGCCGATGAGTACAGCAAGACCTCCATCATTGCTCTTGTGGTGTTCAAGAGTCTGGACCTAGACTGGCTCACCTCTATCCTCACCAAAAAACCTCTG GGCTTCTGGTCCAAGTTGTGGTTTTGGAAGGATGTAGTGGATGATATTCCCTTGAGAGCAGAGAACTTCCGGATCCTCCATCCAGACATTATTCGCAAGACTGGAGAAGTCCTGCAGAAATACTCACAGAAACAAggaaat GTGGTTCATGACGTCAGCTCTGAGAAGCTCTTTCTGAGGCAGCTGGTGGCAGCTGGCGCTGTCAGCGACCTCACGGGAGCGCTGTGA
- the st3gal7 gene encoding ST3 beta-galactoside alpha-2,3-sialyltransferase 7 isoform X4, with the protein MQRLFHQQEVLNRSASLLSGRCHRRWCVERLKQLPCSSALMNISVFVRREASAASWDTPPPLGLRGSREHLARALASMPQPGLPQSLQRGGGCRRCVVVGSGGVLHGSHLGSHIDQYDVIIRMNNAPVLGYETDAGSRTTIRLIYPEGAPSSADEYSKTSIIALVVFKSLDLDWLTSILTKKPLGFWSKLWFWKDVVDDIPLRAENFRILHPDIIRKTGEVLQKYSQKQGNSMVPTLGAGAVVMALQLCDHVSLAGFGYDMQHPHALLHYYETIHMAAMKAQVVHDVSSEKLFLRQLVAAGAVSDLTGAL; encoded by the exons ATGCAGAGACTTTTTCATCagcag GAGGTGCTTAACCGTTCAGCCTCGCTGCTGTCAGGCCGGTGTCATCGTCGCTGGTGTGTGGAGCGCCTGAAGCAGCTGCCATGCTCTTCGGCCCTGATGAACATCTCTGTGTTCGTGCGGCGAGAAGCGAGCGCCGCATCATGGGATACGCCCCCTCCTCTGGGGCTCCGCGGGAGCCGAGAGCATCTGGCCCGGGCTCTGGCATCTATGCCTCAGCCCGGCCTGCCTCAATCTTTGCAGAGAGGCGGCGGCTGCAGAAGATGCGTGGTGGTGGGCAGCGGAGGGGTCCTCCACGGGAGCCACCTTGGATCTCATATAGATCAGTACGATGTCATCATTag GATGAACAATGCTCCAGTGCTTGGCTATGAGACAGATGCTGGTTCTCGCACCACCATCCGCTTGATTTATCCGGAGGGAGCACCCAGCTCTGCCGATGAGTACAGCAAGACCTCCATCATTGCTCTTGTGGTGTTCAAGAGTCTGGACCTAGACTGGCTCACCTCTATCCTCACCAAAAAACCTCTG GGCTTCTGGTCCAAGTTGTGGTTTTGGAAGGATGTAGTGGATGATATTCCCTTGAGAGCAGAGAACTTCCGGATCCTCCATCCAGACATTATTCGCAAGACTGGAGAAGTCCTGCAGAAATACTCACAGAAACAAggaaat TCTATGGTGCCCACGCTGGGGGCTGGTGCAGTGGTGATGGCGCTGCAGCTGTGTGACCACGTGAGCCTGGCAGGCTTTGGTTACGACATGCAGCACCCTCACGCTCTGCTTCACTACTACGAGACTATACACATGGCCGCTATGAAGGCTCAG GTGGTTCATGACGTCAGCTCTGAGAAGCTCTTTCTGAGGCAGCTGGTGGCAGCTGGCGCTGTCAGCGACCTCACGGGAGCGCTGTGA